In the Grimontia kaedaensis genome, one interval contains:
- a CDS encoding aminoacyl-tRNA deacylase: protein MPSIDTPILSILRDAGIAHRLLPHENEATTIIDAAKQRGVEPDQLVKSMLLRDMGGQMALACVPGTASVDPKKVRDLLGCRRMTMVDSKHVQSITGYSPGMVTPISVFGMLPIFFDPSLAEFEYINISSGSPMAGVELRFQDLVDFCGPTIADIRRDDETGA from the coding sequence ATGCCTTCGATTGATACTCCTATCCTTTCCATTTTGCGCGATGCTGGCATCGCGCACCGCTTGTTACCCCATGAAAATGAGGCAACGACCATCATCGATGCAGCCAAACAGCGCGGTGTCGAACCGGACCAGTTGGTCAAATCCATGTTGCTACGCGATATGGGCGGCCAAATGGCATTAGCTTGCGTGCCGGGTACCGCTTCCGTAGACCCCAAAAAAGTCCGCGACCTCCTTGGGTGTAGGCGCATGACTATGGTTGACAGTAAGCATGTGCAAAGCATTACTGGCTATTCACCCGGCATGGTGACGCCTATCTCGGTGTTTGGCATGTTGCCAATATTTTTTGACCCGAGTCTTGCTGAGTTCGAATACATCAACATTAGCAGCGGCTCACCCATGGCAGGTGTAGAACTTCGTTTTCAGGATCTGGTCGATTTTTGTGGGCCTACAATCGCTGATATCCGACGTGATGATGAGACAGGCGCGTGA